A region of Micromonospora sp. WMMD882 DNA encodes the following proteins:
- a CDS encoding lantibiotic dehydratase C-terminal domain-containing protein, with amino-acid sequence MTTDKSGDVTVNVPWSSQEEILLDVAAPTLDESVERGETESWFYLRETRDGSSYLRLKFRTASPSVEARLRSRVSEAVGEAGRNNLFEYRPYNKEHDWLGGGAALGIAESFWTETTPLALESLRATRGNRALRLALALDMLACTGVFLASRLPESLSRFGYRAGYLSYLATFEGYMLLIREPEAARARHARRYELNRDALRPRMRRLVEIMQDPDGDLDGLPEPTLRYLNSLRSHLPAIQRGFDEGRFYLYATPRRDDFAKLTPAPDGLYRRPDLPWLADAPEPPVAGIHRAIADNPYYQGMIRHDRRFQASRVAQAYGHWHLYRLGFLLSDRYTLCYLLARAFEEEFGLDAAELIRSVKPEAEVG; translated from the coding sequence ATGACCACAGACAAGTCCGGCGACGTCACCGTCAACGTCCCCTGGTCCAGCCAGGAGGAGATCCTGCTCGACGTCGCCGCCCCCACCCTCGACGAGTCCGTCGAACGGGGCGAGACGGAATCCTGGTTCTACCTGCGCGAGACCAGGGACGGCAGCTCCTACCTCCGGTTGAAGTTCCGGACCGCGAGCCCGTCGGTGGAGGCGCGGCTGAGGTCCCGGGTCAGCGAGGCCGTGGGGGAGGCGGGCCGGAACAACCTGTTCGAGTACCGCCCGTACAACAAGGAACACGACTGGCTCGGCGGCGGCGCGGCGCTGGGCATCGCCGAGTCGTTCTGGACCGAGACCACCCCGCTGGCGTTGGAGTCGCTGCGGGCGACCCGGGGCAACCGGGCGCTGCGTCTGGCCCTGGCTCTGGACATGTTGGCGTGCACCGGCGTCTTCCTGGCCTCCCGGCTGCCGGAGAGCCTGAGCCGGTTCGGCTACCGGGCCGGTTACCTGTCGTACCTGGCCACGTTCGAGGGGTACATGCTGCTGATCCGCGAACCCGAGGCGGCCCGCGCGCGGCACGCCAGGCGGTACGAACTGAACCGGGACGCGTTGCGCCCGCGGATGCGCCGGCTCGTGGAGATCATGCAGGATCCGGACGGTGACCTGGACGGTCTGCCCGAACCCACGTTGCGGTACCTGAACAGCCTGCGGTCGCACCTGCCCGCCATCCAGCGGGGCTTCGACGAGGGCAGGTTCTACCTCTACGCGACCCCGCGCAGGGACGACTTCGCCAAGCTGACCCCGGCGCCGGACGGGTTGTACCGCCGGCCCGACCTGCCGTGGCTCGCCGACGCCCCCGAGCCGCCGGTGGCCGGAATCCACCGGGCCATCGCCGACAACCCCTACTACCAGGGGATGATCAGGCACGACCGTCGGTTCCAGGCGTCCCGGGTCGCCCAGGCGTACGGCCACTGGCACCTGTACCGGCTCGGCTTCCTGCTGTCCGACCGCTACACGTTGTGCTACCTCCTGGCGCGTGCCTTCGAGGAGGAGTTCGGGCTGGACGCGGCGGAGCTGATCCGATCGGTCAAGCCAGAGGCCGAGGTCGGCTGA